From Opitutaceae bacterium, the proteins below share one genomic window:
- a CDS encoding AAA family ATPase, translating to MIDATSKTSLLDEYLLNANGHLEIHQVFAFADKAIKRPKVFAIANHPQAEGFDSLLSKKNVDLKKQAAALGVSDDVDKRSNSALRKSILENVRISNSARPNCSWTRRMQRRSGNSYPNTCRNMRCSGADRPSTDEDAEVQDPLKFAIGQAIKEVQEELNTVKEKVRERALDVAGRTLTKLADFDKALASELNPHFKADPKWEGVFKLALTGDDEIPINKRGSGVRRLVLFSFFRAEAERLREVNDKGNIIYAVEEPETAQHPATRERWWKHFERLRSLTAARYC from the coding sequence GTGATTGATGCCACATCAAAGACCTCTTTGCTGGACGAATACCTGTTGAATGCGAATGGGCATTTGGAGATACATCAGGTCTTCGCCTTCGCGGATAAGGCCATTAAACGGCCCAAGGTGTTCGCTATCGCCAACCATCCACAAGCTGAAGGATTCGACAGTCTGTTATCGAAGAAGAATGTTGACCTGAAGAAGCAGGCGGCAGCCCTCGGTGTATCGGATGATGTGGACAAACGGTCGAATTCCGCCCTTAGAAAGTCAATCTTGGAAAATGTGCGGATCTCCAACTCGGCCCGACCGAACTGCAGCTGGACAAGGAGGATGCAAAGGCGATCTGGGAACAGCTATCCAAATACCTGCCGGAATATGCGCTGTTCTGGAGCGGACCGGCCATCGACAGATGAGGATGCTGAGGTCCAGGACCCTCTCAAATTCGCTATCGGGCAAGCCATAAAGGAAGTGCAGGAGGAACTGAATACCGTTAAGGAGAAGGTGCGGGAAAGAGCGTTGGATGTGGCCGGCCGGACCCTGACCAAACTTGCCGATTTCGACAAGGCACTCGCCTCTGAGCTGAATCCTCACTTCAAAGCAGATCCGAAGTGGGAAGGGGTCTTCAAGCTGGCTCTCACTGGTGACGACGAGATCCCGATAAACAAACGCGGTAGCGGTGTGCGAAGGCTGGTTCTGTTCAGCTTCTTTCGAGCAGAGGCGGAACGTCTGCGGGAGGTGAACGATAAGGGCAACATTATCTATGCCGTTGAAGAACCTGAGACGGCGCAGCACCCAGCAACCAGAGAAAGGTGGTGGAAGCACTTCGAACGATTGCGGAGTCTGACGGCTGCCAGATACTGCTAA